The genomic DNA TGTATTTTTTAGATAAACGTTGAACAACCGGTAATAACTCCCCAATCGTATGAACATGGTGATGACTATCCATATGTGTAAGGGGAACACCTGAGCTCAAAAACTTTTCAATTTGAGCGGTCCATTCTCTTTCCACCTCTTCAAGACGTACAGTCTCTTTTTTCGAGTGGAGCTCTGACAGGGAATGAAAGAATCCCTCTTCATTCGTAAGTGAAGAAACATCTTGTAAAAGAGGCTTTCCACATGTAAGAACAAGATGAATCCCGACTTGAAGGCTTGGATGCTCTTTTGCAAGCTGAATGGCATGCTTCGTTCCTTCCATATTCATCATCATTGTGGCGGAGTTCACAATTCCATTCAGATGTGTGTCAATAATTCCATAATTCACTCCAGAACTAAAACCAAAATCGTCTGCGTTAACAATTAATTGAATCATGTACATTCTCCTTATTTTAAAGTAAATTGCGGCAAATGCTCTTTATGCGCTTCTAACATTTCATTGAGAATCGTCTTCGCTGTTTGATCACTTGGAATAAACGGGTTCATCGTCATCGCTAGAAGCGCTGTGTTGTAGTTTCCTGTTACCGCTGCTTCTATGGCAACCTCTTCAAAAGATTTCATATACCCAACCAGTCCTCTTACCGCTACAGGTAGCTCTCCTACGCTAATTGGCTTCGGACCGTCCTTTGTAATGACACAACTTACTTCTACAGCGGCTTGCGCCGGCAGATTGGAGATCGTCCCGTTATTTCTTGTATTCACTGCTTGGATATCTCGCTTATCTGTATACATCGAGTGAATCAATCGAACGGCTGCATCACTGTAATAAGCTCCACCTCTTTTTTCTAGCTGTGGTGGCTTAATGTCTAGAGTAGGGTCCTTGTACAGCTCAAATAAATCATCCTCTAATCTTTTGACAACCTCCGCTCGAATATTTCCTTCACGGAATTTGTTGAGCTCCTCTTCTAGCATGTTACCAGACTTGTAATAATAATTATGGTATGGACATGGGAGAACATTTAATGCTTGTAAAAATTCTGGTTCCCATCCCATCGCATGGATATTTTGCATCGTAATGGCCTTGTTTGGGTCTGTTAAAAGAGAAATAACTTCTTTTTTCACCGATTTTCCATCAACAAAAACATCCAATCCATACACCAGATGATTTAATCCAGCAAAATCGATTCTTACGCGACTGTGGTCAACGTCCAATAATTTAGCAACTCCCATTTCCATTCCAATCGGAACATTACAAAGCCCTACCACTTTTATTTTCGTATGTTTCAGTACGGCCTCTGTTACCATACCAGCTGGGTTGGTAAAATTGATGAGCCACGCGTTCGGACAAAGTTCCTCCATCTCACGGCAGATATCAAGAATTACCGGGATGGTACGGAATGCTTTAAACAGGCCTCCTGGTCCGTTCGTTTCTTGTCCCAACACTCCATGCTTTAACGGGATGCTTTCGTCCAGTTTACGAGCCTCTAGCAATCCTACTCGCAACTGAGTGGTGACAAAGTCTGCTCCTTCTAATGCTTCTCTTCGATCGAGTGTTAAGTGAACCTTGATCGGAAGCCCTGATTTTTCTACCATTCGTTTGGCTAAGTTTCCAACAATATCAAGCTTTTCTTTTCCTGCCTCAATATCAACAAGCCATATTTCTCTTATTGGTAGTTCGTCATAATACTTAATAAATCCTTCAATTAATTCAGGCGTCTAGTATCAGCCGGATGAGGAAGTAGCGAAAAAGCTGCAAATTCCTGTGGGTAGCCCTTGCTTTTCCTTAGACACACATGCGTACTTAGAGGATGGATCCATTATTGAGTACTCAAAAACGATATTTCGGGGAGATTTAACCCATTTTATCATTGAAAGAAATTACAACAGAGTGTAGAGCTCTGTTGTTTTATTTGTAGTGACAACATAAGTTTCCATCATTTTTACCCATGACAGATTTTAGAAAAACCTCTATAATAATCTTCGAGATACGAAATTTTTCATTAAACGAAGAATATATTAAATGAAAAAGAGGCTATAAAATGATGTGGAAAAATCGGAATGTATGGATTATTTTAATTGGCGAGTTTATTGCTGGGGTTGGATTATGGACCGGAA from Robertmurraya sp. FSL R5-0851 includes the following:
- the chbG gene encoding chitin disaccharide deacetylase, with the translated sequence MIQLIVNADDFGFSSGVNYGIIDTHLNGIVNSATMMMNMEGTKHAIQLAKEHPSLQVGIHLVLTCGKPLLQDVSSLTNEEGFFHSLSELHSKKETVRLEEVEREWTAQIEKFLSSGVPLTHMDSHHHVHTIGELLPVVQRLSKKYNLPVRTNGLEQIQGVEPFSDVALFDFYGDGLEADYFNKLGERFSQPTKVEVMTHPAYLDTAILNGSSYTYKRIEEVDLLKAVVLPEGIQLL
- a CDS encoding 6-phospho-beta-glucosidase; the protein is MEGFIKYYDELPIREIWLVDIEAGKEKLDIVGNLAKRMVEKSGLPIKVHLTLDRREALEGADFVTTQLRVGLLEARKLDESIPLKHGVLGQETNGPGGLFKAFRTIPVILDICREMEELCPNAWLINFTNPAGMVTEAVLKHTKIKVVGLCNVPIGMEMGVAKLLDVDHSRVRIDFAGLNHLVYGLDVFVDGKSVKKEVISLLTDPNKAITMQNIHAMGWEPEFLQALNVLPCPYHNYYYKSGNMLEEELNKFREGNIRAEVVKRLEDDLFELYKDPTLDIKPPQLEKRGGAYYSDAAVRLIHSMYTDKRDIQAVNTRNNGTISNLPAQAAVEVSCVITKDGPKPISVGELPVAVRGLVGYMKSFEEVAIEAAVTGNYNTALLAMTMNPFIPSDQTAKTILNEMLEAHKEHLPQFTLK